TAGGACCACTGCCACCCCAGGATCATATGACTGTTGTTTAGGTTAAGGAAGTTTTTCACAAAATTAGGAATACACTATAAAGCTGTATTAGAAAAGTAAAACACTGATTCCTACACAACTGATAAAATATACATAATAGGAAAAAGGATACTGCTCTTAGCATTTCATTTATAAGCCAATTGTCCACTCGCTCTGTTTTCTGCAGGAAAATCAGCAAAGGTGTactaaaataagaaaaaacaGAGCTACTAAACGAGTGATGCAAAATGAGAGAGCAATAGAGACAGACTAACATTTGGATAGCAATTCTGCACTATGTCCTTGAGTTGAAACCTTAGGTAGAACAAAAGAAATCGAGCACCCAGCCATGAAGCCCCTGATGTTTTTCTTTCCTAAAAAGGAATACATATGATAAAGTTGTCTATCATATTCAATATCCTGCAAGTTTTAATCATACTTACTTTAGTGAATGGCGGGGAGGAGTATGGAATAACCTCACCCCCACTGTTAATAAGAACAACAGATTTGGCCAGAGCAGGCCAAAGACGAGCAACAATTGCAATAATATAAcctggaaacaaaaaaaaaatgatgataaGATGGATAAGCTACAGAAACTGTCTAAGCATGCTAAAAGGAAGATCATAAGGACTGTTTTATCAGATGAAATATACATTTCAGTATAAAACATACCACCAATTGAGTTCCCAACAAGATGCACTGGTTCACCCACAACTTCAAGAATGAAATCTCTAAGCATTTCAGACCACAGGAGTTCAGTGTACACAATATTTGGCTTCTCTGATTTCCCAAATCCTAAAATTGTAATGGCCCAAACTCGGTTTCCACCTTCAGCGATGCGACCTAGGTTATCACGGTAATGCTCCAAAAAGGCTCCAAAACCATGCACAAGCAGAATAGCAGGACCTTCATGACCAACAACGGTATACTGACAAAAGGATAGTATCTTAGTGGAAGATTATATGCCACATCTACAAATTATTTCTAGCCAAGTAGTTTGCCAGATTAAAAGCCATGGCATATCTTTGAACCAGCAAAAGAATAGTTTCGAACAGAATACCTGAATTAGATAGCCTTTCCATCTCCAGATACGAATATGATATCTTCTATCATTACTTATCTGACTTTTGAGAGCCAGAAGCCAATACCACTGCCACAAGAATATCTCAATTACTTAATACTTGCAACTATTATGCAAAAATAGATTGACTTTTATAATTTAGCAACCTCTCAAGGTAAATCTCAAAAGAATCACTTCAGTTGAAACATAAAAGTATAATCTGTGCAACTGATATAGCACCTCCATTGAGCACACCGAATCAACAGCAGCAGAAATTGTTGCTCCTGAACCAAAAGGAGATAGAAATCCACAGTTTCGTTCTTTGTCATGCTTAATAGCTTCAAAATATACTCTCCTTCTGGATAGGCTGCCAAGAGAAAGGGCTGTACTAAAGAGAGTATTAAATGAAGCTCCATCCCGGCTTTCAGCATAGGGCATCCTTTCATGCACCCTGCAACATGGTTATGCCAAAAGAACTTGCTCTTAAAACATTTAtgaatcaaaaaagaaaatatcattgttttagGGCCttttataatttaaaaaatattcaGAAAATGTGACCACATACTTCTGCCAGAAGTCATCCCGTGATTCTCCATCCAAGTATCTCAAGTATGCACCCAAAGAATTCAATACCGTGCTCGTCTGACCCCCCATAGAATTTCCTTTTGTTGTGGCAAACACTTCATCACGACTCTTTGACTGGACCTGAACACATCTAAACCTTGAATGGTTTTCATTGCTTTCCCAGGCTTTAAAAAATATTCATCAATACTGTTTCAGTCAACCTTACCTTGATTGAAGTCCACGTCTCTTGCATTTTGCATGGATTTGCATTTACAAACTCCTTCAAATCATCAAATGTGGGCATAGGACCTAAATCATAGTACAGTCACCATTAGCATCAGTACTAGTTACAAAATATATCCTTGCTAAAATTACTGAAAAAGAAATCAAGGAGAAGTATAAGCGGAAGCATTAACAGTCTCGGAACTTTACCCCAGTCCAACTCCATTGCACTACCGGAAAATGTAGCTGGCTGAAGCGGCGTGGTTATTGGCAATCGAAGTTTAGTAAAGTCATTGTAGGAATCAGGAATGCCCTTCAAGCTCTACACAATAGCCAAGTTAACTCACTCATCCAATCATCAATCACCATCTCTCAACATAAACCGAAAAAAACAAACCAATATCAAAACTACCTTCACATCATAAAACGGCGTCCGCCACAGCACAAAGTCAGGGGCAGAAGGCATTGTTCCCAATCTGTCCTTGACAACACCAACCATCTCCCTTAAACCATACTCTACCTCCTCCTCAGCATACACAGTGCTCACAACCCGAACCTGTTCCAATCCTCTACAATGAGTCCATTCAGTACTTCAACTAGTCTCTCAAACACAGTAATTAATTGAAAAACTAATATCTtctttaaattaacaaaaattatcaaccttttctacaatctcttgtATCACATTCTCTGCATTCCCAAACCTCACCATCAAGTTCGTACCTTTATCTCTCAACGAGTTTCTCAAATCTTCTAAAGCAACCGCAACCATTTCCAGCATTTCGTCTTCAAAACCTACACATTTGattatactccaaatcaaattcGCTATACGTATTCGTGTACTGAGCAGTGTATATATACGGTGAGACTTACGGGAGAGAATACGGTGGTCGAAGACATAGAGAGGAATAGCTCCGGAGTGATTAGCGGCGGCGAGAAGAGCTGGATGATCGTCGATTCGGAGGTCGTGCTTCAGCCAAACGACGGCGGCGCCGGTCTTCGCTCCGCCGTTGACTGAAATTTGAGCTCGGAAACGGCACCGTTTCGGCGAGTAAAGGTGGGTTCTTGGGGAGAAGGAAAGCGAGGGAGAGTGTTGGAGAGTGAAGAGTGAAGCCATTACTGTCCATTAGCGGAAAGCCAAGGTTTTTATTGGATAAAAATTGGgattaaaatttagggttttgcattgttggagatgaaaaCAAAGAATTCAAATTGTTTCTGTGGCAGagcaaaattaaaataaaaaatatttaaaaaaggGTTAATCTGGGATTATGTGAAGGAGAACAGACCAAGTAGCCAGTGAGTGAGGTAAGTTGGTCGAGCGGTTTAACATGGATTTTTTATGTCTAGATTCGAATTTTGATTGTGATTTACATAGAGACATTCGAGTTCGTGTACTAATTTGTAATCAGCAAGTTTGAGAGGCATTCGATTTTTTATACCTATGATGAGGGATTTGTCTGACTTTACTGAAATATTCTTATACATCTCTTAATAGTGAATACTTATCGAGTATGTGTGTTATTAACTcgatttaaaattataaatattgaTAGTGTGGGTTTGTTACTAACTCGACTTTACTGGGATATTTTTATAAACGTTGATCTGAATACTGATATAATGAGTGTGTTTCGAACTCGATCTAAATACTGAAAATGTGAGTGTGTTACTAAACatgctaaaatttacaaaacGACGCGTCGTTGGTGTGGGAAAAGCACAAAAAGGAGCGAAATTTCAGCATTAACGAACTAAAACAGAAAATGGCGCTATCctatcatcttcttcctcgGCTCCAATTCACCAAAACGGTGCGTTTCACTGCGAAGTCTCAGACCCCAACAGAGCCGTCGTCCGATGGCGGAGAGGTCCCACAGAAGAAACCCAGTTCCCAAGGGCTGGGATTCGGGTCGTCGGCAGCTTCTGCGAGCAATTCGAGTGTGAGTTCGAAGCAAAAGAAGGGGAGGGCTTCGATTATACGGCGGTCGCCGGTGGAAAAGCCGGTGCTTTTTAGCGAAGAAGATGAGGCTAAGGCGAAGGAGATGGGGAGTAATGAGAGTGCTTTTGTGGTAGCTTGGTTGGTACTTGGAGGTGTGATTCTAGTTGAAGGTCTTGCTCTTGCTACTTCGGGTATGGTTATTTGATTCCCAAGTCTTTTTTTGAAGTCGAAGAATTTTGATTGCATTGTTGTGAATTGTATGAAATTCTTTTTGGGTAATTTTACTGGTATCAGATTAAGTTCAAAGCATTTGAATATGACTGAAAGCTCAATACTTTATGTTATTAACAGTATGATTTGACCTGGGGGGAAAAGCTAAGTTAGTTACAATGATGAACGCGCAATTTTGTATCCGAATTAATGTTTTCTGTAGTAGAAATTATCACGTTGAAAACAACAACTAGTGATGGCTTTCCCTGTTGACTAAATTTGCAAAAGAGGCCTTTTTGGTCGGGAAAGATTGGGGTTAGTGTAAGTGGTGATTATTTTTTGCATCTTTGGTTGTCTCAGTCGAACATCTAGGTCAGTTAGTGCTCATTTAGAACCCAATTACGTGTCTTGAGTCATTTCCGGtccttattttgttttgtttagatGTATCAGATGTGGCTTATTGCATCAGATTGTTTGTCATAATTTGTGGCTCAACTTGAGACGACGGTTGTAGACCTTCGTAAAAAGTTGGACAATTCATATACAccaatttgatattttgatcttCTTCCGGCATGCTCAAACCACTCAAGTCTCAACCATCACACTGTAAATGCTTACATCAGTTGAGATTAACCAGAACAATGATAACTTTCCAAAGATCTTCTGTGTCTTTCAAGATTTTGTCTTTGACAATATAACACCGCGTTGCAAACCATTTCTTTCAGAGTATAACCTGTTTAGCTGACAATTCAGATTATGGAAGTGTCAATCATCAGTTCTCTACATGTTCGAAAAACCAGTCTATTGTCCATATGATTAATTGCTTTGGATGTGGATCTTTATGTATGAAAGAAACATGCAAATTATTCTGCAACTGAATTGCCAAAGCATGGTTTGTGTTCTTTTTGACATTTTTAGTAATTTGTTAATTTGCATTTCAGGCTTCCTTCCAGAAGAGTGGGATAAATTATTTGTGAAGTATTTTTATCCATCTTTTACGCCAACAGTCCTCTTGTTCATTGCTGGAACAACAGCATACGGAGTAATAAAGTACCTGCAGAATGAGGAACTCAAAGGTCAGAAATGATATTTACCTAGTATAGAGAGAAACTTTCAGGTACATGAGGAGGCGCAATTCAGTAGTTTTTAAGGTTGTAATTGATAGAAAGATGAATATACTAAGAAATTGCAGACCACCTGCAGTGCTTCATTTAATCAGTTCTCTTAATTGACCCTTGATTTGTTGTAACACACGTCATGTGGGATCACTCAAGTCCCATGCTTATGGATTGGGAAACCCCATGATCTGATTTCTTGCATGGAATTGGACCGTCCAGTTAGTTCGGATAAGAATCCAAACATATTCATATGTGACAATCTCTACACCCTATTCCTCTATCTTCATGTCATGCTTGTGggcctttttacttttatttgtttAGACCATACTAGTGAAAAGATCATTGTTAGAAACCAGCAAATTCTCTCATACAACACTCATCCTGTCATCTTTATCTGGTACTATATCAGGCTTTTCATAATTGCATTACAAGTTTCTGTTCTGCTAttgattttttatttctattttccttcttcttccctaTCGCAGTGACCCAGCCATGTCACTATCCCTTACCCTCATCATAGCTATTCATTGAGTTAGTTATGAGCTTGTGACTTGTGACTAGAAACCGCGTTTCTCACCATTGAATTCTTGTTCTTGTTATGGACTTTATTAACCTTTGTCAACCTACATCCTTTTTGACCTGGAAAGATGAAAGGGTGGTCTGCATTCTATTTGTATAACCATTTAGTCAGTTGCTTTAGTGACAAGAACTTCATTGTTCTCTAATAGCATCCACGTCCCACTAACGTAATAACTCTTACCGCAATGCTAGCAAATGGTTTTCATATACCCAACTACACAATTTATGTTTGGTGTTAATGGGGGCTGAAAAAATATGTGCACTTTCACTACTGTCCTGCCCAGCACAAAATGATAGTGAAAATGAGAAGCATATTCGTACCGACTGAGCTGATCACAGTGGTTGCAAATGGTGGCTGGTATAATCCATCATTTGGATGGCCTACAATCGTTGTTCTGACATTAATTCctttttttcccttcatttATAACAATGAACGATGATCTACCGGAATTTTTCAAGCGTGCATATTTAAACCTTATCTCTGGTGTGGTGAAATAACGATTACTGTGAACTAACTACAGCCACTA
This portion of the Rosa chinensis cultivar Old Blush chromosome 1, RchiOBHm-V2, whole genome shotgun sequence genome encodes:
- the LOC112203100 gene encoding uncharacterized protein LOC112203100 is translated as MASLFTLQHSPSLSFSPRTHLYSPKRCRFRAQISVNGGAKTGAAVVWLKHDLRIDDHPALLAAANHSGAIPLYVFDHRILSRFEDEMLEMVAVALEDLRNSLRDKGTNLMVRFGNAENVIQEIVEKVRVVSTVYAEEEVEYGLREMVGVVKDRLGTMPSAPDFVLWRTPFYDVKSLKGIPDSYNDFTKLRLPITTPLQPATFSGSAMELDWGPMPTFDDLKEFVNANPCKMQETWTSIKVQSKSRDEVFATTKGNSMGGQTSTVLNSLGAYLRYLDGESRDDFWQKVHERMPYAESRDGASFNTLFSTALSLGSLSRRRVYFEAIKHDKERNCGFLSPFGSGATISAAVDSVCSMEWYWLLALKSQISNDRRYHIRIWRWKGYLIQYTVVGHEGPAILLVHGFGAFLEHYRDNLGRIAEGGNRVWAITILGFGKSEKPNIVYTELLWSEMLRDFILEVVGEPVHLVGNSIGGYIIAIVARLWPALAKSVVLINSGGEVIPYSSPPFTKERKTSGASWLGARFLLFYLRFQLKDIVQNCYPNKTERVDNWLINEMLRASYDPGVAVVLESVFSFNLSLPLNYLLKGFKEKVLIIQGMRDPISNSKSKVAMIKEHSDGFLIKELDAGHCPHDELPEEVNSIICEWIVTLSSKRPVVSFR
- the LOC112175422 gene encoding protein LOW PSII ACCUMULATION 2, chloroplastic encodes the protein MALSYHLLPRLQFTKTVRFTAKSQTPTEPSSDGGEVPQKKPSSQGLGFGSSAASASNSSVSSKQKKGRASIIRRSPVEKPVLFSEEDEAKAKEMGSNESAFVVAWLVLGGVILVEGLALATSGFLPEEWDKLFVKYFYPSFTPTVLLFIAGTTAYGVIKYLQNEELKGQK